A stretch of the Musa acuminata AAA Group cultivar baxijiao chromosome BXJ2-7, Cavendish_Baxijiao_AAA, whole genome shotgun sequence genome encodes the following:
- the LOC103991727 gene encoding protein SODIUM POTASSIUM ROOT DEFECTIVE 3 isoform X2: MAPLLFREIKAAGFSCASPSSAAVCSTIHQRSIVQPVTGRAIDRHTPHLRDPQRTRSQFSSKPRSHNPKAGRKSSAKQADFVNPADSSRCLLSSSRLRLDDAAFYDIFPGPQPIPPPSPFPIETLRSQQCVRSCSERAVRRPSSSTRTQDQVVVLRVSLHCKGCEGKVRRHIAKMQGVSSFSVDLATKKVTVVGDVTPLGVLNSISKVKHAQFWQSPPRASASF, encoded by the exons ATGGCTCCTTTGCTCTTTAGAGAGATCAAAGCTGCGGGCTTCTCCTGTGCGTCTCCTTCTTCTGCGGCCGTTTGCTCGACCATACACCAGAGATCTATAGTTCAGCCTGTGACTGGAAGAGCCATCGATCGCCACACGCCCCACCTGAGAGACCCACAGAGAACGAGGTCTCAGTTCAGCTCCAAGCCGCGAAGCCATAACCCGAAGGCCGGCAGGAAAAGCTCCGCGAAACAAGCTGACTTTGTCAACCCCGCCGACTCCTCCCGGTGTCTCCTGAGCTCATCCAGATTAAGACTTGACGACGCCGCCTTCTACGATATATTCCCTGGCCCTCAGCCGATTCCGCCGCCGTCTCCGTTCCCGATCGAAACGCTGAGGTCGCAGCAGTGCGTGAGAAGCTGTAGCGAACGAGCCGTTCGTAGGCCATCTTCTTCTACCAGAACACAGGATCAG GTTGTCGTCCTGAGAGTGTCCTTGCACTGCAAGGGTTGTGAAGGGAAGGTGAGGAGGCACATAGCCAAGATGCAAG GGGTTTCATCCTTCAGCGTGGACTTGGCGACGAAGAAGGTGACGGTGGTGGGGGACGTGACGCCTCTGGGCGTGCTCAACAGCATCTCCAAGGTGAAGCATGCGCAGTTCTGGCAGTCGCCTCCCCGGGCATCGGCATCATTCTAA
- the LOC103991727 gene encoding protein SODIUM POTASSIUM ROOT DEFECTIVE 3 isoform X1, whose product MAPLLFREIKAAGFSCASPSSAAVCSTIHQRSIVQPVTGRAIDRHTPHLRDPQRTRSQFSSKPRSHNPKAGRKSSAKQADFVNPADSSRCLLSSSRLRLDDAAFYDIFPGPQPIPPPSPFPIETLRSQQCVRSCSERAVRRPSSSTRTQDQVVVLRVSLHCKGCEGKVRRHIAKMQGIARAGVSSFSVDLATKKVTVVGDVTPLGVLNSISKVKHAQFWQSPPRASASF is encoded by the exons ATGGCTCCTTTGCTCTTTAGAGAGATCAAAGCTGCGGGCTTCTCCTGTGCGTCTCCTTCTTCTGCGGCCGTTTGCTCGACCATACACCAGAGATCTATAGTTCAGCCTGTGACTGGAAGAGCCATCGATCGCCACACGCCCCACCTGAGAGACCCACAGAGAACGAGGTCTCAGTTCAGCTCCAAGCCGCGAAGCCATAACCCGAAGGCCGGCAGGAAAAGCTCCGCGAAACAAGCTGACTTTGTCAACCCCGCCGACTCCTCCCGGTGTCTCCTGAGCTCATCCAGATTAAGACTTGACGACGCCGCCTTCTACGATATATTCCCTGGCCCTCAGCCGATTCCGCCGCCGTCTCCGTTCCCGATCGAAACGCTGAGGTCGCAGCAGTGCGTGAGAAGCTGTAGCGAACGAGCCGTTCGTAGGCCATCTTCTTCTACCAGAACACAGGATCAG GTTGTCGTCCTGAGAGTGTCCTTGCACTGCAAGGGTTGTGAAGGGAAGGTGAGGAGGCACATAGCCAAGATGCAAG GGATTGCTCGAGCAGGGGTTTCATCCTTCAGCGTGGACTTGGCGACGAAGAAGGTGACGGTGGTGGGGGACGTGACGCCTCTGGGCGTGCTCAACAGCATCTCCAAGGTGAAGCATGCGCAGTTCTGGCAGTCGCCTCCCCGGGCATCGGCATCATTCTAA